In Streptomyces sp. RFCAC02, the following proteins share a genomic window:
- a CDS encoding porin PorA family protein, producing MRRSSWVLSGAAAVLLAASAVTRLAVYPAVHQLPSDTDSTFAYTGTASLLNAAALESGDLANAMLADVPVSVERHVQVVATDGGTAVVSDDVTVAGPDGTELSSTGHRWSVDRTDLDDRPVPDGEEAEEHQGLVISWPLEPEQQDYTFWDPTTASEVPAVFDRVEDVEGRETYVYVMSAAGPLADPDIAENLPAALPRDVLAGIAETLPAEQRPDPAALAALPDPVPLTYAATIERVAWIDTDTGAVLNGSLEQTIVAQTEGPDGPVTLAPVNTMAIEGTPEGIADRADDAADDARALWLVGFLLPLVLLVLAVLLAAFVVWREVRGRRGAAPAGGDPEPEPAS from the coding sequence ATGCGAAGAAGCAGCTGGGTTCTGTCCGGCGCCGCCGCCGTCCTGCTCGCGGCGTCCGCCGTGACGCGGCTCGCGGTGTACCCGGCCGTGCACCAGCTCCCGTCCGACACCGACAGCACCTTCGCGTACACGGGCACGGCGTCCCTGCTGAACGCCGCCGCGCTCGAATCGGGGGACCTGGCGAACGCGATGCTGGCCGACGTGCCGGTGAGCGTGGAGCGGCACGTGCAGGTCGTGGCGACCGACGGCGGGACGGCCGTGGTGAGCGACGACGTGACGGTCGCCGGGCCGGACGGCACCGAGCTGTCGTCGACCGGGCACCGCTGGTCGGTGGACCGCACCGACCTCGACGACCGGCCCGTGCCGGACGGCGAGGAGGCCGAGGAGCACCAGGGCCTCGTGATCTCCTGGCCGCTGGAGCCGGAGCAGCAGGACTACACGTTCTGGGACCCGACGACCGCCTCCGAGGTGCCCGCCGTCTTCGACCGCGTCGAGGACGTCGAGGGCCGCGAGACGTATGTCTACGTGATGTCGGCGGCCGGCCCGCTGGCCGATCCGGACATCGCCGAGAACCTGCCCGCCGCCCTGCCCAGGGACGTCCTGGCGGGCATCGCGGAGACCCTGCCGGCCGAGCAGCGGCCCGACCCGGCGGCCCTGGCCGCCCTGCCCGACCCCGTGCCGCTGACCTACGCCGCGACCATCGAGCGGGTCGCCTGGATCGACACGGACACCGGGGCCGTCCTCAACGGCTCCCTGGAGCAGACGATCGTGGCGCAGACCGAGGGGCCCGACGGTCCGGTCACCCTGGCGCCGGTCAACACCATGGCGATCGAGGGGACGCCCGAGGGGATCGCGGACCGGGCCGACGACGCGGCGGACGACGCCCGCGCGCTGTGGCTCGTCGGCTTCCTGCTGCCGCTCGTCCTGCTGGTGCTCGCGGTGCTGCTGGCCGCGTTCGTCGTGTGGCGCGAGGTGCGGGGGCGGCGCGGGGCGGCCCCGGCCGGCGGGGACCCGGAGCCGGAACCCGCCTCCTGA
- the ligD gene encoding non-homologous end-joining DNA ligase, whose translation MADAMELTVGGRTVRLSHPERVYFPARGFTKLDVARYYCSVGDGVVRALRDRPTTLERYPGGVDGESFFQKRAPANLPSWIPTGRIAFPSGRYADEMCPGEVAAVVWAANLGVLTFHPWPVRRDDTEHPDELRIDLDPQPGTDYGDAVRAALGLREVLSELGLTGWPKTSGGRGLHVFVPIAREWTFPQVRRAAIAIGRELERRAPRRVTTAWWKEERGERIFFDYNQTARDRTIAGAYSVRPNPRATVSAPLRWSEVADARPEDFDLATMPGRYAEAGDVHADMERHVCRLEAALDLAARDEREHGLGDLPYPPEHPKAAGEPKRVQPSRARRPRGARDE comes from the coding sequence ATGGCGGACGCGATGGAACTGACGGTCGGCGGCCGGACGGTCCGGCTGTCGCACCCGGAGCGGGTGTACTTCCCCGCGCGGGGGTTCACCAAGCTGGATGTGGCCAGGTACTACTGCTCGGTCGGCGACGGCGTGGTGCGGGCGCTGCGGGACCGGCCGACGACGCTGGAGCGCTACCCCGGGGGAGTGGACGGCGAATCGTTCTTCCAGAAGCGGGCTCCCGCCAACCTGCCGTCGTGGATCCCGACCGGGCGGATCGCGTTCCCGAGCGGCCGGTACGCGGACGAGATGTGTCCGGGGGAGGTCGCGGCCGTCGTGTGGGCGGCGAACCTGGGTGTGCTGACGTTCCACCCGTGGCCGGTGCGGCGCGACGACACGGAGCATCCGGACGAGCTGCGGATCGACCTGGACCCGCAGCCAGGCACGGACTACGGCGACGCGGTGCGGGCCGCGCTCGGCCTGCGCGAGGTGCTGTCGGAACTCGGCCTCACCGGATGGCCCAAGACCTCGGGCGGCCGGGGCCTGCACGTCTTCGTGCCGATCGCGCGCGAGTGGACGTTCCCGCAGGTGCGGCGGGCGGCGATCGCGATCGGCCGGGAGCTGGAGCGGCGCGCGCCACGGCGCGTCACGACCGCGTGGTGGAAGGAGGAGCGCGGCGAGCGGATCTTCTTCGACTACAACCAGACCGCCAGGGACCGCACCATCGCGGGCGCCTACTCGGTGCGGCCGAACCCGCGGGCCACCGTCTCGGCGCCGCTGCGCTGGAGCGAGGTGGCGGACGCGCGTCCCGAGGACTTCGACCTCGCGACCATGCCGGGCCGGTACGCGGAGGCCGGTGACGTGCACGCGGACATGGAGCGGCACGTGTGCCGTCTGGAGGCGGCCCTCGACCTGGCCGCGCGGGACGAGCGCGAGCACGGCCTCGGGGACCTGCCGTACCCGCCGGAGCATCCGAAGGCGGCGGGCGAGCCGAAACGCGTCCAGCCGTCGCGCGCCCGGCGCCCGCGCGGCGCGCGCGACGAGTGA
- a CDS encoding ATP-dependent DNA ligase codes for MDLPVTPPVTPMLAKPVADIPPGMHYEAKWDGFRAIVFRDGDTVEIGSRTAKPLTRYFPELADSLRAALPPRCVVDGEIVIVRDGRLDFDALLERIHPAASRVRALAERTPAAFVAFDLLALGDDAFLDRPLSERRAALTDALRGAGPPVHLAPATGDRETARRWYGRFEGAGLDGIVAKAPDQPYRPGERVMLKIKHERTADCVVAGLRHHKSGPVVGSLLLGLYDDAGALQHVGVCGSFTARRRAELMDELRPLVMDDLAGHPWAAWADEDAHAARRMPGGPSRWSGGKDLSWVPLRPERVCEVAYDHLQGDRFRHTARFRHWRPDREPRSCTYAQLDEPVRFDLADVLTPPPS; via the coding sequence ATGGACCTGCCGGTGACCCCGCCCGTCACGCCGATGCTCGCCAAGCCCGTCGCCGACATCCCGCCGGGCATGCACTACGAGGCGAAGTGGGACGGCTTCCGCGCCATCGTCTTCCGCGACGGCGACACCGTGGAGATCGGCAGCCGCACGGCCAAGCCCCTGACCCGCTACTTCCCCGAACTGGCCGACAGCCTGCGCGCCGCCCTCCCGCCGCGCTGCGTCGTCGACGGCGAGATCGTCATCGTCCGGGACGGCCGGCTCGACTTCGACGCCCTGCTGGAGCGCATCCACCCGGCCGCCTCCCGCGTCCGCGCGCTCGCCGAGCGCACCCCGGCCGCGTTCGTGGCCTTCGACCTGCTCGCCCTCGGCGACGACGCGTTCCTCGACCGTCCGCTCAGCGAACGCCGCGCCGCCCTCACCGACGCCCTGCGCGGCGCCGGACCGCCCGTCCACCTGGCGCCGGCCACCGGCGACCGGGAGACCGCGCGCCGCTGGTACGGCCGGTTCGAGGGCGCGGGACTCGACGGCATCGTCGCCAAGGCACCCGACCAGCCCTACCGGCCCGGCGAACGGGTGATGCTCAAGATCAAGCACGAGCGGACCGCCGACTGTGTGGTCGCCGGGCTCCGCCACCACAAGAGCGGCCCCGTCGTCGGCTCGCTGCTCCTCGGCCTGTACGACGACGCGGGCGCCCTCCAGCACGTCGGGGTATGCGGCTCCTTCACCGCGCGACGGCGCGCCGAGCTGATGGACGAGCTGCGCCCCCTCGTCATGGACGACCTCGCGGGCCATCCCTGGGCCGCGTGGGCGGACGAGGACGCGCACGCCGCGCGCCGCATGCCCGGCGGCCCGAGCCGCTGGTCGGGCGGCAAGGACCTGTCCTGGGTACCCCTGCGGCCCGAGCGGGTGTGCGAGGTCGCGTACGACCACCTCCAGGGGGACCGCTTCCGGCACACCGCGCGGTTCCGCCACTGGCGGCCCGACCGCGAGCCCCGCTCCTGCACCTACGCGCAGCTCGACGAACCCGTCCGCTTCGACCTGGCGGACGTGCTCACGCCTCCACCGAGCTGA
- a CDS encoding HIT family protein has translation MDCVFCAIVAGGAAAHRVLDDGVAVAFLDTKPLFPGHTLVVPRRHVATLTDLAADDVGPFFRRVRQVAAGVERGMAAEGTFVAENNRVSQSVPHLHVHVVPRLRKDRLRGFFWPRGRYADDAEAAAVARRLRNAISSVEA, from the coding sequence GTGGATTGTGTCTTCTGCGCGATCGTCGCCGGCGGGGCGGCGGCGCACCGGGTCCTGGACGACGGGGTCGCCGTGGCGTTCCTCGACACGAAGCCGCTCTTCCCCGGGCACACGCTCGTGGTGCCGCGGCGGCATGTGGCGACCCTCACCGATCTGGCCGCGGACGACGTGGGGCCGTTCTTCCGCCGGGTGCGGCAGGTGGCCGCGGGGGTGGAGCGCGGCATGGCGGCGGAGGGGACGTTCGTCGCGGAGAACAACCGGGTCAGTCAGTCCGTGCCGCACCTGCACGTCCATGTGGTGCCGAGGCTGCGCAAGGACAGGCTGCGCGGCTTCTTCTGGCCGCGCGGGCGGTACGCGGACGACGCCGAGGCGGCCGCCGTCGCCCGGCGGCTGCGGAACGCGATCAGCTCGGTGGAGGCGTGA
- a CDS encoding FAD-dependent oxidoreductase, with translation MGTRGDSGARDVRVVVIGAGQAGLSAAHHLRRRGLVPGRDVVVLDHAPRPGGAWQFRWPTLTYGRVHGMHALPGMELTGADPALPSAEVIGDYFARYEAAFDLRVLRPVHVGAVREAGDGRLLVTSTAGEWTTRAVINATGTWDRPFWPYAEGRETFTGRQLHTADYPGPGPFAGERVVVVGGGTSAVQHLLEIADVAADTLWVTRRPPVFRDTAFDSEQGRAAVALVEDRVRRGLPPRSVVSVTGLAMTEAVRRGRESGVLARHPMFRRIVPEGVVLPDGSTWPAGTILWATGFRPAVEHLAPLRLREPGGGIRLAGTRAVRDARVHLVGYGPSASTIGANRAGRAAVTDLLPLIGPAPDAVREPVRA, from the coding sequence ATGGGTACGCGAGGGGACAGCGGGGCGCGCGACGTGCGCGTCGTCGTCATCGGCGCCGGGCAGGCGGGCCTGTCCGCCGCCCACCACCTGCGCCGGCGCGGCCTGGTGCCCGGCCGTGATGTCGTCGTCCTCGACCACGCGCCGCGCCCCGGCGGCGCCTGGCAGTTCCGGTGGCCGACGCTGACGTACGGCCGGGTGCACGGCATGCACGCCCTGCCCGGCATGGAGCTGACCGGCGCCGACCCCGCCCTGCCGTCCGCCGAGGTCATCGGCGACTACTTCGCCCGCTACGAGGCCGCCTTCGACCTGCGGGTCCTGCGGCCGGTGCACGTCGGGGCCGTGCGGGAGGCCGGCGACGGGCGGCTGCTGGTCACCAGTACGGCGGGGGAGTGGACCACCCGCGCCGTGATCAACGCGACCGGCACGTGGGACCGCCCGTTCTGGCCGTACGCCGAGGGCCGGGAGACGTTCACCGGCCGCCAGCTCCACACCGCGGACTACCCGGGACCCGGACCGTTCGCCGGTGAGCGGGTCGTCGTCGTGGGCGGCGGCACGTCGGCGGTGCAGCACCTGCTGGAGATCGCCGACGTCGCGGCGGACACCCTGTGGGTCACCCGCAGGCCGCCGGTCTTCCGCGACACCGCGTTCGACAGCGAGCAGGGCCGCGCGGCCGTCGCGCTCGTCGAGGACCGCGTCCGGCGCGGCCTGCCGCCGCGCAGCGTCGTCTCGGTGACGGGGCTCGCCATGACGGAGGCCGTGCGCCGGGGGCGGGAGAGCGGTGTCCTCGCGCGGCATCCGATGTTCCGGCGGATCGTGCCGGAGGGCGTGGTCCTGCCCGACGGGAGCACCTGGCCGGCCGGCACGATCCTGTGGGCTACCGGGTTCCGCCCCGCTGTGGAGCATCTCGCCCCGCTGCGGCTTCGCGAGCCGGGCGGCGGCATCCGCCTCGCGGGCACCCGGGCCGTCCGCGACGCCCGGGTCCACCTGGTGGGCTACGGCCCCTCCGCCAGCACCATCGGCGCGAACCGGGCGGGCCGCGCGGCCGTCACCGACCTGCTGCCCCTCATCGGTCCGGCACCGGACGCGGTGCGGGAGCCGGTGCGGGCGTGA
- a CDS encoding SAM-dependent methyltransferase, whose amino-acid sequence MTDEAPPIDISVPHSARIWNYWLGGQDNYEVDRLAGDRYRATYPDVTRLARASRAFLARALRYLVEEAGLRQFVDVGTGLPTADNTHEIAQRIAPESRVLYVDNDPLVLAHARALLVSGPAGAADYADADLHDPAAILAAADRALDLTRPVGVIFSGVLGHVEKYEDARSIVTRLLLPLAPGSHLLLSDGTSVFAQACADAQREYNDSGAVPYHLRSPEDITGFFDGLRLVEPGVVPCPRWRPASDGPVADGELDIFGGVGRKP is encoded by the coding sequence GTGACCGACGAAGCACCCCCGATCGACATCTCGGTGCCCCACTCGGCGCGGATCTGGAACTACTGGCTCGGCGGCCAGGACAACTACGAGGTGGACCGCCTCGCCGGCGACCGCTACCGCGCCACCTACCCGGACGTCACCCGGCTCGCCCGCGCGTCGCGCGCCTTCCTCGCCCGCGCCCTGCGCTACCTCGTCGAGGAGGCGGGGCTGCGCCAGTTCGTCGACGTGGGGACGGGCCTGCCCACCGCGGACAACACCCACGAGATCGCCCAGCGCATCGCGCCCGAGTCCCGCGTCCTGTACGTCGACAACGACCCGCTGGTGCTCGCGCACGCGCGCGCCCTCCTCGTCAGCGGCCCCGCGGGCGCCGCCGACTACGCCGACGCCGACCTGCACGACCCGGCCGCCATCCTCGCCGCGGCCGACCGCGCGCTCGACCTGACCCGGCCGGTCGGCGTCATCTTCAGCGGCGTCCTCGGCCATGTCGAGAAGTACGAGGATGCGCGGTCGATCGTCACCCGGCTGCTCCTGCCGCTGGCCCCGGGCAGTCATCTCCTGCTCAGCGACGGCACCTCCGTCTTCGCGCAGGCGTGCGCGGACGCCCAGCGGGAGTACAACGACAGCGGTGCCGTCCCCTACCACCTGCGCTCGCCGGAGGACATCACCGGCTTCTTCGACGGGCTGCGCCTCGTCGAGCCCGGAGTGGTGCCCTGCCCCCGGTGGCGGCCCGCGTCCGACGGGCCCGTGGCCGACGGTGAACTCGACATATTCGGCGGCGTCGGCCGGAAACCCTGA
- a CDS encoding NUDIX domain-containing protein, which yields MAYTYDRRVTHCPFCGVAYSVDASWPRDCPGCGETHWANPLPVAVALQPVTLPGGGRGLVAVRRGIEPCLGELALPGGYMELGETWQEAVVRELWEETGLVAPAAGARLVDAHSGDRTLNLYAMLPPMPAESLPEPVATDETMEWLVIDKPVPLAFPGHDAVVAAYFAGAGATGGAPGR from the coding sequence ATGGCCTACACCTACGACCGGAGGGTCACCCACTGTCCCTTCTGCGGCGTCGCCTACAGCGTGGACGCGAGCTGGCCGAGGGACTGCCCCGGCTGCGGCGAGACCCACTGGGCGAACCCGCTGCCCGTCGCGGTGGCCCTGCAGCCGGTGACCCTGCCGGGCGGGGGCCGCGGGCTGGTCGCCGTGCGCCGCGGCATCGAGCCGTGCCTCGGCGAACTGGCGCTGCCCGGCGGTTACATGGAGCTGGGCGAGACGTGGCAGGAGGCCGTCGTCCGTGAGCTGTGGGAGGAGACCGGGCTCGTCGCGCCGGCCGCCGGCGCGCGCCTGGTGGACGCGCACAGCGGCGACCGGACGCTGAACCTCTACGCGATGCTGCCCCCGATGCCGGCCGAGAGCCTCCCCGAGCCCGTCGCCACCGACGAGACGATGGAGTGGCTCGTCATCGACAAGCCGGTGCCGCTCGCCTTCCCCGGCCATGACGCCGTGGTGGCGGCGTACTTCGCGGGCGCCGGCGCCACGGGCGGGGCGCCGGGCCGCTGA